The Pedobacter roseus genome contains a region encoding:
- the pnuC gene encoding nicotinamide riboside transporter PnuC gives MSFFDAHSIFFTVLGYKMSYLEFFAVITGIISVVLSAKASVWSWPAGIVNVFLSAFLYYQSQLYPDMFLMVFFFVTNIMGWWRWTNPKPGEEDKNKELKISFMPLRQFLMLLAVGIVGTFLMGTLAGQLHNWLPLLFNLPSAYPFVDSFIFVMSVITTFLMIQKRVECWIIWLIIDVVATYLYFLKGIKFMGVEYFVFTIIAAFALWHWIKEYRSYSKTA, from the coding sequence ATGAGTTTTTTTGATGCCCATAGTATATTTTTTACGGTTCTTGGCTATAAAATGAGCTATCTGGAATTTTTCGCAGTAATTACCGGGATTATTTCTGTTGTTCTTTCTGCAAAAGCAAGTGTTTGGAGCTGGCCAGCAGGTATCGTTAATGTTTTTCTATCAGCCTTTTTATATTACCAAAGCCAGCTTTATCCCGATATGTTTTTAATGGTTTTCTTCTTTGTAACCAATATTATGGGCTGGTGGCGCTGGACCAATCCGAAACCTGGTGAAGAAGATAAAAACAAAGAACTTAAAATCAGCTTTATGCCCCTGAGGCAGTTTTTAATGTTACTGGCTGTTGGCATTGTTGGCACATTTTTGATGGGTACTTTAGCTGGTCAGCTCCATAATTGGCTTCCATTGTTATTTAATTTACCAAGTGCCTACCCTTTTGTTGATTCGTTTATTTTTGTAATGAGTGTAATCACCACTTTTTTAATGATCCAGAAAAGGGTAGAATGTTGGATTATCTGGTTAATTATTGATGTTGTGGCTACTTACTTATATTTTTTAAAAGGCATCAAGTTTATGGGGGTAGAATATTTCGTCTTCACTATTATAGCGGCCTTTGCACTGTGGCATTGGATTAAAGAATACAGAAGTTATTCTAAAACAGCATGA
- a CDS encoding AAA family ATPase, which yields MKRGLVIGKFMPIHKGHIALINFAAAHCDELIVSMSFTPEDKIDPVLRFQWIKQIFKSKPNIKPAIIADDFDDETLPLSERTNIWAIRMREVYPKIDMLFSSEFYGPPFAHNLQAEHILFDEPRKFVPISATLIRNHPFQYWEFIPEQVRPYFTKKICFYGPESTGKSTMAEKMAVHYHTVFVPEVARELITSNDITVDDIIKIGKAQTERIKEKTSIANKIVFCDTDLITTKIYSQYYLNQVPDILNDLENEISYDLYFLLDIDVEWVADHLRDFGDRRLEMFNLFKRELEKRGINYIHISGNYHEREEKIKKIIDSTLQ from the coding sequence ATGAAAAGGGGATTAGTTATAGGCAAGTTTATGCCAATCCATAAAGGGCATATTGCCCTGATTAATTTTGCTGCTGCACATTGCGATGAGTTGATTGTATCGATGAGCTTTACCCCTGAAGACAAAATTGACCCGGTATTGCGTTTTCAATGGATAAAGCAAATATTTAAAAGCAAGCCCAATATTAAGCCAGCCATTATTGCTGATGATTTTGATGACGAAACCTTGCCCCTAAGTGAGCGAACCAATATATGGGCCATCAGAATGCGGGAGGTTTATCCAAAAATTGATATGCTATTCAGTTCTGAATTTTATGGACCACCCTTCGCCCATAATTTACAGGCAGAACATATCCTCTTTGATGAGCCAAGGAAATTCGTCCCGATTTCTGCTACGCTGATCAGAAACCATCCTTTCCAATATTGGGAATTTATCCCTGAACAAGTGAGACCATATTTTACAAAAAAGATTTGTTTCTACGGACCGGAAAGCACCGGAAAATCGACTATGGCCGAAAAGATGGCTGTACATTACCATACCGTTTTTGTTCCCGAAGTTGCACGCGAATTAATTACCTCTAACGATATCACTGTTGACGACATTATCAAAATAGGTAAAGCACAAACAGAAAGGATAAAAGAAAAAACAAGCATTGCCAATAAAATCGTTTTTTGCGATACGGACTTAATCACCACAAAAATATATTCGCAATATTATTTAAATCAGGTTCCAGATATCCTTAACGATCTTGAAAATGAAATCAGTTACGATTTATATTTCTTATTGGATATTGATGTAGAATGGGTTGCTGATCATCTCCGCGATTTTGGCGACAGGCGTTTGGAAATGTTTAATCTGTTTAAAAGGGAACTCGAAAAGCGGGGTATTAACTATATCCACATAAGTGGAAATTATCATGAACGTGAAGAGAAAATCAAAAAAATTATAGATTCTACTTTGCAATAA
- a CDS encoding ORF6N domain-containing protein, with protein sequence MTAKQVLPIIPDNIVVNKIYEVRGLKVMLDSDLAELYGVETKRLNEQVGRNPDRFPGDFMFQLTDEEWLNLKSQIATSSWGGRRKLPFVFTEHGILMLSSVLNSKQAIQVNIQIVRIFTRIRQFIIDSGELKLEIEEIKHKVSNQDKNIELVFTYLDKLIDKKIGPRKRIGYMPDDL encoded by the coding sequence ATGACAGCTAAACAAGTGCTTCCTATCATCCCTGACAATATTGTAGTTAATAAAATTTACGAGGTAAGAGGCCTTAAAGTGATGCTTGATAGTGATCTGGCTGAGCTTTATGGTGTAGAAACTAAACGCCTTAATGAGCAAGTTGGGAGAAATCCCGATCGATTCCCTGGAGATTTCATGTTTCAACTCACTGATGAGGAGTGGTTAAACTTGAAGTCGCAAATTGCGACTTCAAGTTGGGGTGGCAGAAGAAAACTACCCTTTGTTTTTACCGAACATGGTATACTAATGCTTTCAAGTGTACTAAACAGCAAGCAAGCCATACAGGTAAATATTCAGATTGTAAGGATTTTCACGCGCATACGTCAATTCATTATCGACAGTGGCGAGCTTAAACTCGAAATTGAAGAAATTAAACATAAAGTAAGCAATCAGGATAAAAACATCGAACTGGTTTTTACTTATCTGGATAAACTGATCGATAAGAAAATTGGGCCAAGGAAAAGAATTGGCTACATGCCAGATGATTTGTAA
- the rplM gene encoding 50S ribosomal protein L13 produces the protein MNTLSYKTVSANAKTVNKQWIVVDAQGEILGRLSSKIAMIIRGKNKPEYTPHVDCGDNVIVINADKVKLTGNKFSEKQYVSYTGYPGGQRFISPKELMAKHPQRVIEKAVRGMLPKTKLGKKLYTNLFVYAGETHPHAAQSPKTIKL, from the coding sequence GTGAATACGTTAAGTTACAAAACTGTCTCGGCCAATGCGAAAACTGTTAACAAACAGTGGATTGTTGTTGATGCGCAAGGCGAGATTTTGGGGCGCTTGTCATCGAAGATCGCTATGATCATCCGTGGTAAAAACAAGCCTGAGTACACCCCACACGTAGATTGCGGCGATAACGTAATTGTTATCAATGCAGACAAGGTTAAATTGACAGGAAACAAATTCAGCGAAAAGCAATATGTTTCTTATACTGGTTATCCAGGTGGTCAACGTTTTATTTCTCCTAAGGAGTTAATGGCGAAACACCCTCAACGTGTAATCGAGAAAGCGGTACGTGGTATGTTACCGAAAACTAAATTGGGTAAAAAACTTTACACCAATCTTTTTGTGTATGCAGGTGAAACTCACCCTCATGCAGCTCAGTCTCCAAAAACCATTAAACTTTAA
- the rpsI gene encoding 30S ribosomal protein S9: MSVTNTSGRRKTAVARIYLKDGAGAITVNGKDHKEYFPTLPLQYIVNQSLEVSELTGRYDITVNVQGGGVKGQAEAVRLAIAKAIVELDAEKKPALRAKGLMTRDNRMVERKKPGRAKARKKFQFSKR, from the coding sequence ATGTCAGTTACTAACACTTCAGGAAGAAGAAAAACAGCTGTTGCACGTATCTACTTAAAAGATGGTGCTGGCGCAATTACCGTTAACGGTAAAGATCACAAAGAATATTTCCCAACTTTACCTTTGCAATATATCGTAAACCAAAGTTTAGAGGTTTCTGAACTTACCGGCCGTTATGATATTACTGTAAACGTACAAGGTGGTGGAGTAAAAGGACAAGCAGAAGCTGTTCGTTTAGCTATTGCTAAGGCGATTGTTGAACTAGATGCGGAGAAAAAACCTGCTTTACGTGCTAAAGGTTTAATGACACGTGATAACCGTATGGTTGAGCGTAAAAAACCAGGACGTGCTAAAGCCCGTAAGAAATTCCAATTCAGTAAACGTTAA
- the rpsB gene encoding 30S ribosomal protein S2: MARTTYQDLLDAGVHFGHLTRKWNPKMAPYIFMERNGIHIIDLNKTLTKTEEAAAAIKQIVKSGRKVLFVSTKKQAKGIVAEQAKKVNMPFVTERWLGGMLTNFATVRKSIKKMSNIDKMTKDGTYAILSKKERLMIQRERIKLESLLGGIADLNRLPAALFLIDVKKEHIAVTEALKLNIPTFAMVDTNSDPSNIDFPIPANDDATKSISLITDVIIKAIEEGLDERKREKDDEAEKEAVAAKAAADAPEAKEPRRKKAAEAEVEASASEETKTEE; encoded by the coding sequence ATGGCAAGAACAACTTATCAAGACTTATTGGATGCAGGTGTACACTTTGGTCACCTTACCCGTAAATGGAATCCAAAAATGGCTCCTTACATTTTCATGGAGCGTAATGGAATTCACATTATAGATTTAAATAAAACTTTAACTAAAACTGAAGAAGCTGCGGCTGCGATTAAACAAATCGTAAAATCAGGACGTAAAGTATTATTCGTTTCTACAAAGAAACAAGCAAAAGGAATCGTAGCTGAACAAGCTAAAAAAGTAAACATGCCTTTCGTAACTGAGCGTTGGTTAGGTGGTATGTTAACTAACTTTGCTACTGTTCGCAAGTCAATCAAAAAGATGTCTAACATCGATAAAATGACTAAAGACGGTACTTATGCGATCTTATCTAAAAAAGAGCGTTTAATGATTCAGCGTGAGCGTATTAAATTAGAATCACTTTTAGGTGGTATTGCTGATTTAAACCGTTTACCTGCAGCTTTATTCTTAATTGATGTTAAGAAAGAGCACATCGCAGTAACTGAAGCGTTAAAATTAAACATCCCAACTTTTGCGATGGTTGATACAAACTCTGATCCTTCTAACATCGATTTCCCTATCCCGGCGAATGATGATGCTACAAAATCTATCTCTTTAATTACTGATGTAATTATCAAAGCGATCGAAGAAGGTTTAGATGAGCGTAAACGCGAAAAAGATGATGAGGCTGAAAAAGAAGCAGTAGCTGCTAAAGCTGCGGCTGATGCTCCGGAAGCAAAAGAGCCAAGACGTAAAAAAGCTGCTGAGGCAGAAGTTGAAGCGTCAGCATCAGAAGAAACTAAAACAGAAGAATAG
- the tsf gene encoding translation elongation factor Ts, translating into MSTVQITAADVNKLRQQTGAGMMDCKKALVEANGDFEAAVDLLRKKGQKVSAARSGNATSEGLVSIAVSADGTNGKLVALACETEPVSKVEDFRNLAQAVLAAAVANNPSSAEELSAITLEDGRTVAETITELTGKIGEKIVIQEYANISGEKIVSYIHSNGKMGVLVVFEGANGVDITEAGKDVAMQIAAMSPIAVDKDGVDPATIEREIEIAKDVIRQEGKPEEMVEKIAAGKLNKFYKDSTLLNQEFVKDSSVDVRKFLDNTSKGLTVSAFKRVQLGA; encoded by the coding sequence ATGTCTACAGTACAAATTACTGCCGCAGATGTAAATAAACTACGCCAACAAACTGGTGCTGGTATGATGGATTGCAAAAAAGCTTTAGTTGAAGCTAACGGCGATTTCGAAGCTGCTGTTGATTTATTGCGTAAAAAAGGTCAGAAAGTATCTGCCGCTCGTTCTGGTAATGCTACTTCTGAAGGTCTGGTATCAATCGCTGTTTCAGCTGATGGAACAAACGGTAAATTAGTTGCTTTAGCTTGCGAAACTGAGCCAGTTTCTAAAGTTGAAGATTTCCGTAACCTGGCTCAAGCCGTTTTGGCTGCTGCAGTTGCCAACAATCCTTCTTCTGCTGAAGAATTATCAGCAATTACTTTGGAAGACGGACGTACAGTTGCTGAAACCATAACTGAACTAACTGGTAAAATCGGAGAGAAGATCGTTATCCAAGAATATGCAAATATATCTGGTGAAAAAATCGTTTCTTATATCCATTCTAATGGTAAAATGGGTGTTTTAGTAGTATTTGAAGGCGCTAATGGCGTAGATATTACTGAAGCTGGTAAAGATGTTGCAATGCAAATTGCTGCAATGAGTCCAATTGCTGTTGATAAAGACGGTGTTGATCCTGCTACTATTGAACGTGAAATCGAGATTGCTAAAGACGTTATCCGTCAAGAAGGCAAACCAGAAGAAATGGTTGAAAAAATTGCTGCTGGTAAATTGAATAAATTCTACAAAGACAGTACTTTATTAAACCAGGAGTTTGTTAAAGATAGCTCAGTAGATGTTCGTAAATTTTTAGATAACACTTCTAAAGGTTTAACAGTATCTGCTTTCAAACGTGTACAATTAGGTGCATAA
- a CDS encoding IS3 family transposase, translating to MAENVLQRNFRADRPFQKWATDVTEFKVGVQKLYLSPIIDLFNGEIISYKLSERPNFKQVTEMIKEAFIRIPKQQTALILHSDQGWQYQMKAYQKLLQEKAVIQSMSRKGNCLDNAVIENFFGTIKSELFYLKKYQTIEELKMEIKSYISYYNNDRIRLNLKGMSPVKYRTQMWKN from the coding sequence GTGGCCGAGAATGTATTGCAGCGTAACTTTAGAGCAGATAGGCCTTTCCAAAAATGGGCAACAGATGTTACAGAGTTTAAAGTAGGCGTACAAAAGTTATATCTTTCGCCTATAATAGATCTTTTTAATGGTGAGATAATAAGTTACAAATTGTCGGAAAGGCCGAATTTTAAGCAAGTAACAGAAATGATCAAAGAAGCTTTTATACGCATACCCAAGCAACAAACAGCGCTTATCTTACATTCCGATCAGGGATGGCAGTACCAAATGAAGGCGTACCAAAAGCTCCTTCAGGAAAAAGCTGTTATACAGAGCATGTCAAGGAAGGGAAATTGCCTGGACAATGCAGTCATTGAAAACTTTTTTGGAACTATAAAATCCGAACTGTTTTACCTGAAAAAATATCAAACCATAGAAGAACTAAAAATGGAAATCAAATCTTACATAAGCTATTATAATAACGACAGGATCAGACTTAACTTAAAAGGAATGAGTCCGGTAAAGTACCGAACTCAAATGTGGAAAAATTAA
- a CDS encoding IS3 family transposase: protein MLLQAADMARSTFYYHIQKNKKADKYDHLKIQIKNLYDQHKGRLGYRRMVYALRELGFHLNDKTVLRLMKSMGLKSVIRVKKYKTYRGSSVKWPRMYCSVTLEQIGLSKNGQQMLQSLK, encoded by the coding sequence ATGTTGCTACAGGCAGCAGATATGGCTAGGAGTACGTTCTATTACCACATCCAGAAAAATAAAAAAGCAGATAAATACGATCATCTTAAAATACAGATCAAGAACTTATATGACCAGCATAAGGGCAGATTAGGGTATAGACGGATGGTCTATGCCCTAAGGGAGCTGGGCTTTCATCTCAATGATAAAACAGTTCTGCGCCTCATGAAGTCGATGGGGCTGAAAAGTGTGATCAGGGTAAAGAAATATAAAACCTATAGGGGCAGTTCGGTAAAGTGGCCGAGAATGTATTGCAGCGTAACTTTAGAGCAGATAGGCCTTTCCAAAAATGGGCAACAGATGTTACAGAGTTTAAAGTAG
- a CDS encoding helix-turn-helix domain-containing protein has translation MSRKIKYGLELKLLLVKQAINGEGSVRAIAKENQINHTILDKWVSFYKAYGIEGLQLQPRQYDGDFKLTVIETLRTEGLSLYQACIRFKLPSVSMLSNWQKKYESEGVGALFKSCREKFMDAPDKKSKKNNPKQTREQELEKENNFLRAENEYLKKLYALIQKEEAEKKKKR, from the coding sequence ATGAGTAGAAAAATTAAATACGGTTTAGAGTTAAAATTACTGTTGGTAAAACAGGCGATCAATGGAGAAGGTTCGGTTCGTGCTATTGCTAAGGAAAACCAGATTAACCATACGATTTTGGATAAATGGGTTAGTTTTTATAAAGCCTATGGAATTGAAGGATTACAATTGCAGCCACGTCAATACGATGGCGATTTTAAGTTAACAGTAATAGAAACATTAAGAACTGAAGGCTTATCTTTATACCAGGCCTGCATCAGATTCAAACTTCCTTCAGTCAGTATGCTCAGCAATTGGCAAAAGAAGTATGAAAGTGAAGGTGTGGGGGCACTTTTCAAATCATGTAGGGAAAAATTTATGGATGCACCCGATAAAAAATCTAAAAAGAATAATCCTAAACAAACCAGGGAGCAGGAGTTGGAAAAGGAAAACAATTTTTTGCGTGCCGAAAATGAATATCTAAAAAAGTTGTATGCCTTAATTCAGAAGGAAGAAGCAGAGAAAAAGAAAAAGCGCTGA
- a CDS encoding purple acid phosphatase family protein — protein MNENQSNRRSFLKAGLTLSAATLVAPTMAIAEVAAEEEGFKIAVGPYIQTNFGDSMTILWLTNKNAAGWVEYGQQADQLNQKAYGKAELGLMQANSRLNAVTLKNLKPGLKYYYKIVSKEIKDFQPYKLTYGEMVNSSVEEFVNADVNKEEVSFLMLNDTHDRPESIPHLLGLVPEKKQDFIFFNGDIFDYQTDEKQIIDHMLQPCVNHFAKNTPFIYVRGNHETRGKFAREFPQYYMHVGHTAFTLGPVRFVILDTGEDKEDAHPVYAGIVNFDDYRAQQAEWLKSEINSKEFKKAPFRIVMMHIPPRFSGDAHGPKHCTELFEPLLNQGKVDLVLSGHTHKYMVHQPDKNLNHYPLIIGGGPKTGTRTITKIKADKNKVVVSMLDDSGKEVGAYTAFRK, from the coding sequence ATGAATGAAAATCAGTCCAATAGAAGAAGTTTTTTAAAGGCCGGCCTCACTTTAAGTGCTGCTACTTTGGTAGCCCCAACAATGGCTATTGCAGAGGTAGCCGCTGAGGAAGAAGGATTTAAAATTGCAGTAGGTCCTTATATCCAGACCAATTTTGGCGACTCAATGACCATTCTTTGGTTAACCAACAAAAATGCTGCGGGCTGGGTGGAATATGGCCAACAGGCCGATCAGCTGAACCAAAAAGCTTATGGGAAGGCCGAGTTGGGCTTAATGCAAGCTAATAGCAGGTTAAACGCTGTAACGCTCAAAAATTTAAAGCCCGGCCTGAAATATTATTATAAAATTGTTTCCAAAGAGATTAAAGATTTTCAGCCTTATAAATTAACTTATGGAGAAATGGTGAACAGTTCGGTTGAGGAGTTTGTTAATGCTGATGTGAACAAAGAAGAGGTGTCGTTTTTAATGTTGAATGATACGCACGACCGCCCGGAATCCATTCCGCATTTGTTGGGGCTGGTCCCTGAAAAAAAACAGGACTTTATCTTTTTTAATGGCGATATATTCGATTATCAGACCGATGAAAAACAGATTATCGACCACATGCTGCAACCTTGTGTAAATCATTTTGCTAAAAATACACCGTTTATTTATGTAAGGGGCAACCACGAAACCCGCGGGAAATTCGCACGCGAATTTCCGCAATATTACATGCATGTTGGTCATACTGCTTTTACTTTAGGGCCGGTGCGCTTTGTGATTTTAGATACCGGTGAGGATAAAGAAGATGCACATCCGGTTTATGCTGGTATTGTCAATTTTGATGATTACCGGGCTCAGCAGGCAGAATGGCTTAAGTCGGAAATCAATTCGAAAGAATTTAAAAAAGCACCGTTCAGAATTGTGATGATGCATATTCCACCGCGTTTCTCGGGCGATGCGCACGGACCAAAACATTGCACAGAATTGTTTGAGCCTTTATTGAATCAGGGAAAAGTTGATCTGGTATTAAGCGGTCATACGCACAAATACATGGTGCACCAGCCAGATAAAAACTTAAATCATTATCCTTTAATTATTGGTGGCGGGCCTAAAACAGGCACAAGAACGATCACAAAAATAAAAGCAGATAAAAACAAAGTAGTGGTGAGTATGCTCGATGATTCGGGTAAGGAAGTAGGGGCTTATACCGCTTTTAGAAAGTAG
- the nagA gene encoding N-acetylglucosamine-6-phosphate deacetylase — translation MPKVISNTSYFQGKDLKKNQDIIIDGNIISAIKERNPKENSHSLVVPGFIDLQIYGAGDRLFSAEPSIESLSIMEDDLLKKGTTGFLACMATNSKEVFNECIKVAKEHRSAAKNCLGLHLEGPFLNPKRLGAHVPAFVRKASLDEIKKLIDFGDGVIKMMTIAPELQDEEVIEYLLNSGVVVSLGHSNATFEEATAAYNKGIQTTTHLFNAMSPIHHREPGIPTAVFSHDKAMASIIADGQHVDFEVVKFAQKLLKERLFLITDAVTACSTGPYQHIQKGNKYVMPDGTLSGSSLTMLEAVKNCVSYCGISLNDAVKMATSYPAKLIGIENLTANIAAGEQANLVVLDDALNLKEIIFKGGTV, via the coding sequence ATGCCTAAAGTAATTTCCAATACCTCCTATTTTCAGGGCAAAGATTTAAAAAAAAATCAGGACATCATCATCGATGGCAATATCATTTCAGCTATTAAAGAGCGTAATCCTAAAGAAAACAGCCATTCCTTGGTTGTTCCGGGTTTTATAGATCTGCAGATTTATGGAGCTGGCGACAGATTATTTTCTGCCGAACCAAGCATCGAATCGTTAAGCATCATGGAAGACGATCTGCTCAAAAAAGGAACGACCGGTTTTCTGGCCTGCATGGCCACAAATTCAAAGGAAGTTTTTAACGAATGTATCAAAGTAGCAAAAGAACATCGCTCTGCGGCCAAAAACTGCCTGGGTTTGCATTTAGAAGGCCCATTTTTAAACCCTAAACGCCTCGGAGCACATGTTCCAGCTTTTGTACGCAAGGCATCGTTAGATGAAATTAAAAAACTGATCGATTTTGGAGATGGTGTGATCAAAATGATGACCATTGCACCCGAACTTCAGGATGAAGAAGTGATTGAATATCTGTTGAATAGTGGTGTGGTGGTTTCATTAGGCCATAGCAATGCCACTTTTGAGGAAGCTACTGCAGCCTATAATAAAGGCATTCAAACCACTACACATCTATTTAATGCCATGAGCCCAATCCATCACCGCGAGCCTGGCATACCCACCGCCGTTTTCAGCCACGATAAAGCGATGGCCAGCATTATTGCCGATGGTCAGCATGTAGATTTCGAAGTGGTTAAATTTGCACAGAAACTATTAAAAGAACGTTTATTCCTGATTACTGATGCCGTTACGGCCTGCTCTACCGGCCCTTATCAGCATATTCAAAAAGGGAATAAATATGTAATGCCCGATGGCACACTTTCGGGTTCGTCGCTAACGATGTTAGAAGCCGTTAAAAACTGTGTCTCTTATTGTGGCATCAGTTTAAATGATGCAGTTAAAATGGCAACGAGTTATCCGGCCAAATTAATCGGAATTGAAAACTTAACAGCAAATATCGCAGCTGGTGAGCAGGCTAATTTAGTAGTGCTTGATGATGCACTAAATTTAAAAGAGATCATTTTTAAAGGCGGAACGGTATAA
- a CDS encoding MBL fold metallo-hydrolase, with the protein MFKRILSALIFLSIYASHCWSQEINTAFTIIPLGVKGGDDESNLSSYLIAPKGSENYVCLDAGTINAGIQKAIDFKSLKGISEEIQRKKIKGYLISHAHLDHVAGLIINSPADTAKNIYGLPAVLNILRDKYFTWDAWANFANEGEKPQLKKYTYFPLVEGVTYPLDGTEMKVKAFELSHGNPYKSTAFLIGHGDSDVLYLGDTGADEIEKSDKLAKLWQSIAPLINAGQLKAIFLEVSFPNEQPYKQLFGHLTPKLFFSELSKLEALTNEKAFKKVSFIITHTKPPQKTAEMVKKQLISGKPKDLKLIFPEQGKYLTIN; encoded by the coding sequence ATGTTCAAAAGAATCCTTTCAGCACTTATATTTCTTTCCATTTATGCCAGTCATTGTTGGTCGCAGGAAATAAATACTGCTTTTACCATTATACCGCTTGGTGTTAAAGGCGGTGATGATGAAAGCAATTTATCATCTTACCTGATTGCTCCAAAAGGAAGCGAAAATTACGTTTGCCTTGATGCAGGAACCATAAATGCCGGTATCCAAAAAGCCATCGACTTTAAGTCACTAAAAGGAATCAGTGAAGAAATTCAACGCAAAAAGATTAAGGGGTATCTGATTTCGCATGCCCATTTAGATCATGTTGCTGGCTTAATTATTAATTCTCCTGCCGATACAGCAAAAAACATCTATGGTTTACCTGCTGTGCTCAACATTTTAAGGGATAAATATTTTACCTGGGACGCCTGGGCCAATTTTGCCAACGAAGGCGAAAAACCACAACTGAAAAAATACACTTATTTTCCGCTGGTTGAAGGCGTTACTTATCCTCTTGATGGGACAGAAATGAAAGTTAAGGCTTTTGAACTCAGCCATGGTAACCCTTACAAAAGCACTGCTTTTCTGATCGGCCACGGAGATAGTGATGTGCTTTATTTGGGCGATACGGGAGCAGATGAAATAGAAAAATCGGATAAACTCGCTAAGCTGTGGCAAAGTATAGCGCCTTTGATCAATGCAGGCCAGTTAAAGGCTATTTTTTTAGAGGTTTCTTTCCCTAACGAACAGCCCTATAAACAATTGTTCGGGCACCTTACACCAAAACTTTTTTTTAGCGAACTTTCTAAACTGGAGGCTTTAACGAACGAAAAAGCATTTAAAAAGGTTTCCTTCATTATCACTCACACTAAGCCTCCACAAAAAACCGCCGAAATGGTAAAAAAGCAATTGATTTCAGGAAAACCGAAAGATTTAAAGCTAATTTTCCCTGAACAAGGCAAGTACTTAACAATTAATTAA